One region of Thunnus albacares chromosome 20, fThuAlb1.1, whole genome shotgun sequence genomic DNA includes:
- the LOC122971204 gene encoding uncharacterized protein LOC122971204 codes for MHCVSSNYAMADYETHGEADGSGNTSMGSSQQQSTYKWTDEDTQRLIKWRARNEDKFTGKRNAAMKGFEMFIQEHGLEGKVKAGWAKKKWENLKQKYKEVKAPRTGVNTEGGEATAANWKWFDTMDKVIGRRPSITPPNLISSAMALTPDEDVKTRASSLQTQYSGPITPGQRRILQSCKFLTKHVNHCSTESNLDHLIKESSDSESENRELSQDLEGGESPSHTESSSVSPPPPQPAKKRSKTQSRHDMKRQKLALLQHLLDVIQETSREPETDCEDSFGVTVAMELKRIRNLGLRNRVKRQIMTILYDALDCEQPDTLLYQPLPASPREESHSITVVLP; via the exons ATGCATTGCGTCTCTTCAAACTACGCAATGGCGGACTACGAGACACATGGCGAGGCAGATGGTTCTGGCAATACATCCATGggcagcagccagcagcagagCACGTACAAAT ggACTGATGAAGACACTCAGCGCCTCATTAAGTGGAGGGCTAGGAATGAAGACAAGTTTACCGGCAAGCGCAATGCTGCCATGAAAGGCTTTGA GATGTTCATCCAGGAGCATGGGTTGGAGGGTAAAGTCAAGGCTGGGTGGGCCAAAAAGAAATGGGAGAAcctcaaacaaaaatacaag GAAGTGAAGGCACCTCGCACAGGTGTGAACACTGAGGGAGGAGAGGCTACTGCTGCAAACTGGAAGTGGTTTGATACCATGGATAAGGTGATAGGGCGAAGACCATCTATAACCCCACCAAACCTCATCTCTTCAGCCATGGCACTAACCCCTG ATGAGGATGTTAAGACGAGGGCCAGCTCACTACAAACTCAGTATTCCGGACCCATAACACCAGGACAGAGGAGGATCCTACAGTCCTGCAAATTCCTTACAAAGCATGTCAACCATTGTTCCACTGAAAGTAAC CTTGATCACTTGATAAAAGAAAGCAGTGACAGCGAATCAGAGAACAGAGAGCTGTCCCAGGACCTCGAAGGCGGGGAGTCACCATCACACACCGAGAGCTCCTCAgtttcacctcctcctcctcagcctgcaAAAAAACGTTCCAAAACCCAAAGCAGACAtgacatgaagagacagaaacttGCCTTGTTGCAGCACTTATTGGATGTTATTCAGGAGACAAGCAGAGAACCAGAGACAGACTGTGAGGACTCGTTTGGTGTCACTGTTGCAATGGAGCTGAAGAGAATACGAAACCTAGGACTGAGGAACAGAGTAAAGAGACAAATCATGACCATATTGTACGATGCACTGGACTGTGAGCAGCCAGACACTCTACTATACCAGCCACTACCTGCCTCCCCAAGGGAAGAATCCCACTCCATAACCGTAGTCTTGCCTTAA